The window tttaccctttttttttcttctaggGTTTTAATCACCACtctgttttcttttatttgatttaCTTGATTATAACCAACATACGTATCTGTGTCTCCTTGCATCATTTTTTCAGAACTCTGACTTCACTATTTTAATAGCATTTCTGCTCAAATTCTATTGACATGAAGCTAAATAATGTCCTTTAAGATTACCCTACCGCTCAAACTTATTTTGATTTTCTTAGAAAGAATGAATTATGAATTTGGGGACTTTTTTCTAGTATTATGTTTATGTGGAAGTAGAACGCTGAAGACGATAAATAATATTCTTAGAGCTTGATTGGATGAGGGGTTTAGGAAATAGTAAGGTTGATGGAAACCTTGATTGGGAGAATGAAAATTTAGGAGGGTAAAGGTGTTGGAGGGGTTTTGCGAAGGTTGAGAAGGCTTGATTTTATTGCAATTCTTCCAATTTTGGGGGTTTGGAAGGGTTGATCCTTCccccttccttcctttattTACCCTTCTCAACTCTCCATCCAACCAAACTCTTTGGTAAAATTGAATTACAATCAGTAATGATTTAGGGTTTGGCATAACATTTTCTGGATTTCTACCACACTATTACTTGAAACCATGTGTTTGGCATAGTTTAACAGCTTTCTTGTGTTGTTCTGTTGGTTGTGGTGGTAGATGATTATGACAAAGATGAGCAAGTGTTGAGGCAATTTGACATGAACATGTCATATGGGCCATGCATTGGGATGACTCGGCTAGGTCGTTGGGAGCGTGCTAATCGATTAGGCATGAACCCACCCAGAGAGATCGGGTGTCTGTTGAAGGATGGAAAGGTCAACTCAGATTGCCTGTGGGATGGCCGTGTTTAAATGTTGTTCCGATTGTATGTAGTATGTATTAGAATTCTGTTTATCATTATGTGTTTGTGTACTCTTGTTTTTGTAATGTTCAGCCTCTGGCTGTGCTGCTTGAATGTTCATATGCACTTCTGAACTAATGGTTTGCTGATCTTAATGGAATGATTTTGCTGACAAAACTAATCGGCCTTGTGCTTATGTTTGGAAGCTGAGTTAGGCACGTTTATTACTGGAATTCTTGCATATCTAGTTGGCAGATTATAATTTTTTGCAACATGAATACGGATCATTTTTAGTGAGGGTATGAAAAGTTTTTTTGAAGTTTTGATCCGTCGGTCTGTTTCGTATTCATTATTAAGCACTGTGTGATGCAGCAGGCACGAGAAAAGTTGCCTTGCCTGTAATATGTTTTATGTAATTCATTGAGGTTCATAAGTGGTGAATGTTATTCAATAGACCGCTTGATTTTGTTCTTGATTATGACTGGTGTATGAGACACTATCATCAGAGTAAGAGTAgttcaaaatcaattttttttacgtactataaaacttttcaaaattaaattagATTTGAACTACAAAAATAAGGTTTTCTCATTTGAAGGaatttagaaaaattaattctctattatatattaatcaagttagattttataattaaatatgaaTTCAATAAACTAATTAACCACCAACAATCTTAATTTACTAGGGATAGTGGGGTTGGAACCGCTGATGACCAGGACTACCTCGTGTGAGGGGCGGCCCTGCCGGCCTAGGGCCTACGGCTGTAGGGGgctcaaaaaaaaattttttgcctttatatgtatatatgaaatttacttttttttaatataaatagtgataaaattatataggaTGACCTATTTCTTTCCGAAAcatcattgataaaaaaaattaaaaagcctattttattatgtataaatttttttattattaaaggaCTTTTGTTACTTATTTTGCCCAGAGCCCCTAAATTGTTAGGACCGGTTCTGCCTTGTGTCTCCGTCCCTAGTCGTAATATTACCATTTTTACATTAATTCTATATGTTGTTTTTATAGAGTGGAAAAATGGTGATTATTTATAGTCAAAAGAAGATTTGTTTgcatgtgaaaaaaaaattggttcttggATGCAAGAAGAATACCTTGGTTTGGAGACTAGATATCTAAAGGATGTGTGTGATCATATTTTCTTTGATTGTTAGAAAAAAGAATTTTGATAACATTGTTAAATTTCGTAtgatgtttttttatattactATTGAAATTAACGACGTATTGAAATAATTTTTGTAATATCAATATTCTCTCATgttatttacttaaataaaaatatactagTCATTCAAGAACTACATGATTTCATTAATAAGAGAAGCATAGGATAATGACTGGTTATTTGACACCCAATTGCTCATGGAGATATGTTTTTGGTTGCAGGAAGAACATGTAGCAAATGAAACTCGAAGCTGAGTATAAATTTTAAGAAAAGATTTACTATCTCTAAGCAAATTAAACAGAGAACAATCTCAAAAAAGTAACAAACATGATTGAAGAACAACAAAACTGTACAGACCACAGCTTTTTCTGTGGCTGATAATTGAATTACATAAGAATAGAGATATTTAACAACAGGATTGAACTCTCTGTTTCAATCTCAATAATATTGGCTTTGACTTTGGCTAATCAATTcattaatatgtaaaattttgaattatatccTATAAGAACCTGCCAAGAAACAATCAATCATTAATCAACTACTCTTTCTTGCTGCtagttttcattttcttttcatctGGCACACATGATGACCAATATATCGGCAACAGAGTGCACACTGCCTGTATCAGAAGGGCCCGAGGAAACCCCGAAAAATCATCTCCAGTTACTCCAACATAAGATGCTAGTGCAACACCAAAGCAACCACTCACTATCAGTGAAAGAGCTATGGCTGATGCCACTAGTGCCATCAGAGACCCCTCGCACCCGGGAGGGCACAGTTGCATCATTAAAACATTGAATGGAAGAATTTTGAAAAAGAACAGCACCTCTAAAAGCCCTGAAAATATTATGACATACAACGAGTCCGGTACCCCCATATTCCGATAAAAACCTTTCACGAATAACACATCAGAAACCATCAACAATGCCATCGTTGCCTGTACAGCTGCGATTATTTTCCTTGCTGGAACTGTTTTCAGACGCCCATTGTAGACGACACTCCAAACAAGCATTCCAGCCTGGCCAAAAACCTTGGAAAGCCCAAGTAACGATGAATCGATCTTCAAATTTTGTGTTTGATAAAAGAACATGGTTCCTGTTAATGCTGGAATTACGGCATAAGATGCAGCAAACCATGAGATTGAGTAAGCAATCTCAGGTTTCTTTAGTGCAACTAAGAGCTGTgaaagctgttgctttatcccaATTTTTGGTGAAGTTTTGGGAAGGTTCAGAGAGCTTTCACGAACGCAAATGGTTACCAAAAATTGGAGTACAGCAATTAGGCTGAAAAAGAGAAATGTAACTTGCGGGGCGAATCTGGTAATGGCAATTCCGCCAAGAAGGTTTCCAAGAACACCGCCAGCAGAGGCAGCGATCCAAACGAATGACTGGAGCTCACCTGAGGAAGATGATTGAGATTTTTGAGAAGAGGAAGCCTGCTGCTTCCCTATCTCTGCAACAAGAGCATCATTTCCAACCTCGGCTATTGAAGCACCGAGATTACTAAGAAGAAGGTATGCACTGATACACAAGATTGAGAGGCTTGATGATGGGATAACTGCAACAGCTAGCCACGAAACTGCTTGCAAGAAAGCTGAGATAGAAAGAAAAGCAAATCAGTCCGGAATATCAAATAATACAAGCATATGCATAATGATAGTCAATTGGAGCATTTTATTTCCAATTACCAGAAACAACCTAGTGCAAATGCAACAATAGAAACAAACATACATTTTCATTGCCAGTAAATTTCATATGTAATGAGATCATCACCTGAATTTCATACATGCACAAATGACTGTATTCAGTGATACTGGAACAGAAACGTGGAAATAAGAATAGAAGCGTATAAAAATGAAAAGATTATATTCAAGTTACATAGCAGGGAGAGATGAGGTTTGTTTCATTTTCAAAGTATGAACAAGATCATCCATAACAATTTATGATGATGAACCAATTAGAAGATTGTTTAATTCACTCTCTTAGAAAAAGAATTTAGAATTTTCTTAAATTACCTAACGCATCctacaaatttcaaataaagGTTTCAGTTTCCAAGCGCAAAAACAATCTTAAACAAGCAATTTTGGAATGAAAAACATAGTCAATTATTTGTTTTGTAGATTGTTTAATTTCTACGATTGAATTGGCAGAGTTATATTCATAGAAATTTGTTGATGAAAAAGCTGAAGAAACAGATAGaagaataatcaaaacaaaatagGGTAAAGAATAGACTTACCACCGAACGCAATGTAAGGAATACGATGCTGGCCGGAGATGTAAACAGCATCCGAAACAACGCCGTAAAGAGGCTTACCGACCATAGGAAGATTAGCAGAATTCTGAAGAATCTGAAGAGTGGAAGGATCTACATTGAAGCCATCTTTCAAGAAAAAATTGAGGGCCAACCATGGAAAGCACCTGAACCCTTGAACCCAGAAGCCGAGTCCGAGTAATCCCCGGATCAGGTTTCCACGGCCTGAAACAGAAGAAGCTGACACCATTTGATTTGATCGAATAGCAAAATTTCTAGAGAGAGTGACGATGATACATATTCTTTCAGGGTTGTGGTTTGATGTTGAAGTTGCAATTTTTCAGAAAATGTTGGAGAAGGTGTTTGTTTATAAATGATGGTGGTGGGGATCGGCGGAGGACGCGTGGCGGAGTGACGTTTCCTTGTAGAAAAGGAGTCACAGATCGGAATGTGTGGCAACTGGGTACCGGATATCCTCCAACATCTTTACTCAAGGGATAATCTACTAAAATTCCCCTCATGTGTCGGCCAACAAGAATTTTAAGTCTAATGAAATTTTAGGGAAACAATTGATAACATGaatcaattttaaaatttattaaaaaatacaaacattttatttttactttctaACTTTTCATCATGTCACATTTTTGGTGTACCATTTATAGTTTTGcattctaaaataaaacaatCCTATCATTTGTATAGTCGGAAAAAATAATTGGCCAAATCTATTAAACTTGATGCATCATCATTTTACAACTACTCATTTATAAAAATGTGGGATCCATTTTATATTCAATTACTATCTTAACCATTTATTATTTCAGTCATGATAACTGGTTATCTGATTTCGCTTACGTGTCCATGTCGCCTTAGTAATCTGACGTCGTTGATAACCTATAAAACAGTAGCATAGGTCAGATGGGACCGCAGTCCGACGAATCTGCTTCGATATCTAAGTCATTTTATGATTTCGATCAGATTGAAGGGTATGCACTAGTTGTGGGATAGTAATTAGCGTAATGTATCTTATGTCAATACCTAATACGCTCCAAAATCCTGTAAGTCTCAAAGTAGCATTGAGCGAGTTTATGACTTTCTCATATTGTCATAATTTGTTATTTATAGGATTGTAATTTAACTAGAATGAGATCCCCCGACTATGTATGTGATGTCACGATGGGGATTGTCTCCTATTTGCTTCATGCGATGTTGCGTTGTGAGTAAATTGGATTTTAACTCACATAGTAAGCAATCACGCTCCACCAATAACTCATGTATTGCCTGAATCGAGGAAGAGTGTGGAACATAAGCTGGAATTACGGGAGGAAGATGCCCAACAAGGCCTGAAAAATGCTCATTTtggaattataatattataataGGAATTATAACTGAACTCCACCCAACTGAGTAGTGATGCCCAAGCCTTCGATTTTGCGAAAGAAAAGGCGCGTAAATACTGCTCAAGACGTTGGTTGACAACCTCTATTTGTCCATCGATTTCTGGATGGTATGATGTATTGTGCTTCAGTTTCGTTTCGCTTAGTTTGAACAATGTTTTCC is drawn from Euphorbia lathyris chromosome 9, ddEupLath1.1, whole genome shotgun sequence and contains these coding sequences:
- the LOC136206914 gene encoding probable folate-biopterin transporter 7 encodes the protein MVSASSVSGRGNLIRGLLGLGFWVQGFRCFPWLALNFFLKDGFNVDPSTLQILQNSANLPMVGKPLYGVVSDAVYISGQHRIPYIAFGAFLQAVSWLAVAVIPSSSLSILCISAYLLLSNLGASIAEVGNDALVAEIGKQQASSSQKSQSSSSGELQSFVWIAASAGGVLGNLLGGIAITRFAPQVTFLFFSLIAVLQFLVTICVRESSLNLPKTSPKIGIKQQLSQLLVALKKPEIAYSISWFAASYAVIPALTGTMFFYQTQNLKIDSSLLGLSKVFGQAGMLVWSVVYNGRLKTVPARKIIAAVQATMALLMVSDVLFVKGFYRNMGVPDSLYVIIFSGLLEVLFFFKILPFNVLMMQLCPPGCEGSLMALVASAIALSLIVSGCFGVALASYVGVTGDDFSGFPRALLIQAVCTLLPIYWSSCVPDEKKMKTSSKKE
- the LOC136206160 gene encoding uncharacterized protein, producing the protein MATASNDMKNFYRQRKTGISKPSSSKSKKKSPKNAAAIGSDITQPKALISHGAPDLKDDYDKDEQVLRQFDMNMSYGPCIGMTRLGRWERANRLGMNPPREIGCLLKDGKVNSDCLWDGRV